In Chitinophaga oryzae, the sequence CAGATGGTTGAAATGGCCCGCAAATAGCTATGACCAAACTTAATACAGTCGGCGAAAAAGAGATAGCTCATCCGCTCCGGAAAAAGCGCCATAAAATGAGCAGGAGGGTACTAAAAACAAAAAAGCACTTACAATTATATGTAAGTGCTTTTTTGTGAAGTCGGGACGACTAGATTCGAACTAGCGACCCTTGCACCCCATGCGAACTGTAATGAATTTAAAATAAGCCAATTTAGCAATAATATTCTTATATTATAGCTGTTTACATAATATTTAATTTGTTAATTTAAGTTGTTTTAAACTACTTTGGCCTATCTTTGGAGGGTACTGAGAGGGTACTGGAGGAATGACAAAAGGATAGAGTAGTATAGCCTGGATAGTCTAACTGTGATTGATTGGATCTAAAATTATCTTGAATATAGATAATAATAGCGTTTGCTTAACGGAAACAACAGACTGCGGCTAGAATGTTATTTAAGCAATTCGACAGACGGTCCAACATCTGCCTGTGTACTTAGTAGCTCCAGGACCTGGGCGGGTTATGCAACCGGCCTTTGGATCATCATAGGTAGGGTCACCATTGGATGGGCGACATGCTGCTGTTACCCCGTCAGCTGCCGCAGTTTGCTGTTGATTTTCAAGCTGGCAATGGTTTCTCTTTACCTATAAACAACTTTCTGCCGAATTCCTCAGCATAATTGGCTTAATCTCTGATTTATTTAAAGTCTTTGCAATTAGATCAATTATTATCAGTAGACTGGCATTTACTAATTTCGCATCCGGAATAATAAAGCGCATGACAACACAAGAATTCATTGCCGCAGCATTGCTGGAAGATGTGGGCAGCGGCGATTACTCTACGCTGGCATCCATCCCGGCCGATGCAAAAGGCAAAGCTGCACTCAAAATAAAGGAAAAGGGCATACTGGCAGGTATGCAGTTGGCACAGGAAATTTTCCATCACCTGGAAGAAAGCGCAAAATTTACCCTTTTTAAAAAGGACGGCGATGCGGTGGACAACGGCGAAACCGCATTTACCGTTGAATCGAGTGTGCACACCATACTAAAGGCCGAACGCCTGGTGCTGAATTGCATGCAGCGCATGAGCGGTATTGCCACCCTTACCAATAGGTATGCTGATAAGATAAATGGCTACAAAACCAAAATACTCGATACCCGCAAAACTACCCCGCTGTTCCGCGAATACGAGAAGCAGGCGGTGCGCATTGGTGGTGGTTACAACCTCCGCATGGGACTGTACGATATGATCATGCTGAAAGACAATCATATCGATTTCTGCGGAGGCATTGAGCCAGCCATACAAAAAACCAACGAGTACCTGGCGGCCAACAATCTCGACCTGAAAATAGAAGTGGAAACCCGCAACCTGGATGATGTGCGCCGTGTGCTTGCCGTAGGCAATGTACACCGCATCATGCTCGATAACTACTCGCCCGAGATGGTAGAAGAAGCAATTAAGCTGATCAGCGGCAGGTACGAAACAGAAGCATCGGGCGGCATCAATCTCGACAATATTATTTCATACGCCCGTACTGGTGTAGACTATGTATCTTGCGGCGCTATTATAAATCATGCCGTGAGCATGGACCTCAGTTTAAAAGCTCAATTGGTATGATGAAGAAGCTCCTTGTATTCACCATCAACCCAAAATTGGGCATACACAGGCAGAAGTGGTAATTATACCCTTTAATTGTCGCATCATTGTAATATAAATAGCATGGTAAAAAAATGTTTTCTTGGAGGAAATTCATCCATTATGACTAGCATGTTGAAGGCTGGCCTTATAGCATTGCTGATTTTCTCTTGTAAGGTTAGTGCTGTGGGGCAGGTAGACAGTATTGATTCTTTTCTTCAAAACCAGATGCAGGAGCGCAGAATTCCCGGATTACAACTAGCGATTGTAAAACATGGAAAAATTATTAAAACGGGTAATTATGGACTGGCAAATCTGCAGGACTCAATCCCGGTAAGCGACAAAACTGTTTTTACTATTAATTCAATCACGAAGGCATTTACGGGTGTTGCTATTATCCAATTGCTGGAAGCCGGGAAACTAAAATTGGATGCACCCATTTCTGAATACCTTACTGACCTGCCTGACACATGGAAGTCATTAACGGTTCAGCAACTCTTGTCGCATATTTCGGGCATCCCGGATATTGTAAATGAAGAAGAATCCGTTTTAATAAGCGGCGATCCGGAAGAAGCCTGGAATGCCATACTTCGAATGCCCAATGAGTTTAAGGCTGGAGAGAAATTTAGCTATAACCAAACCAATTATTTACTTCTCGGCCGCATTATCGATAAATTAAGCGGTATGTCGTTCCAGGAGTTCATTACCAAAGAACAATTGGAAAAAGTAGGTATGCCGAAGACCATACAATCAGGTTTTGGTGCTACAAAGAACATTGTAGCCCATGCAGCTTGTAGTTACCAATATCAAAAAGGTCAACTCAGGAATATGTTCTTTTCGTTTCCGCCTTTCTTGCAAACTGCTGCCGGAATGAGCTCAACAGCAAAAGAACTGGCAGATTGGATCATTGCTTTACAAAGTATGCAGTTATTAAAAAAAACGGAAAGCCTTCGGACACTCTGGACACCTGCAGTACTGAATACAGGCGAAACAGCTGGTTTTAGCAGCTTGCTTAATGGATATGCCGCAGGCTGGCCGGTTGTTAAAAGAACAGATCATCCGGCTCTGGCACCCGTTGGTGGTAATCGTTCGGCTGTATTTGTATACCCCAATGATAATCTTTCCATTATCGTGCTTACAAATCTATCTGGGGCGACGCCGGATGTATTCATTGACGAACTCGCCGGATTGTTTATTCCGGATATGAAAGAAGCGAATGGTTTTGGCCTTTCAGCATCCCTAAGATCGTTAAAAGTTACCTTGGATAAGGTGGGATACAAAAATGCCATAGAAGAAGTAAAGAAACTGAAGAAAACAAAGAGTGGCTTTACTGCAATGGAGAAAGAAATAAATAGCTGGGGATATAAGTTGATCTCACAAAAAAGGATCGCTGAGGCGCTGGAAATATTTAAGCTGAATGTTTATTTGTATCCCGCAAGCGCCAATGCATTTGATAGCCTGGGCGAGATCTGTGAAGAGCTGGGCGATTCTCAACTCGCTATTAAAAATTATGAACAGTCTCTGAAACTGGATCCTCAAAATAAGAATGCAGACCAACATATAAAAAAGCTCAGATCTGGTGAATAAGCCATTTGTCCAGCCGCCCTTTCAACAAAGCACCTAACTCAGCGACAAGCCGCAGATCGCCTAGTGCCTGTTGATAGCTCAGAATTAATTGGTGAATGACGTTTAGGGGTTTCTCATATCGCCTTCCGCAAATTGAAGCGCTGAGTAGTATCCAGATAAAAGATGTTACGGAAATATATACACTGATTGGATTGCTTCACATGTAGGTCTGCCAATGATTTCCCATCCAATTATACTGAAAACTACTCTCATAAGGCTTCCAAAATGGGCTGGAGGTTACTGGGAGGGTACTGAAAACAAAAAAAAGCACTTACAATAATATGTAAGTGCTTCATTTGTATAGTCGGGACGACTAGATTCGAACTAGCGACCCCTTGCACCCCATGCAAGTGCGCTACCGGGCTGCGCTACGTCCCGAAACTTTTTTCCGGTGTGTTTCCCGTTTGACGGGGATGCAAAAGTAGGTAATTATTTGAATTAAAAAAATATTGCCACACTTTTTTTCAAAAAAAGTTGGTTTAACTACTTGGTTGTCTTTGCAAAACAATGTAGGAATAACGAATATTAAACGCAGATTTATTCATTCCTGACTGATAATCAGTCTCTCCGCGAACCCCTCGTGATGAAATAAATAATTAATCCTACTACCAGCGCCACGATAAAGATACCGGTCCATACGCCGGCCTTAAAGATACCACCAACCACTTCACAGCTGGCCATCGATATGGCGATCATTACTAACAGAAGATAAGAGAGCTTTTTCATGGATGTATTTTTAAATGAACGCGATACACATCCCGTACCAAAAAATATTTGTATTTGTCAGAATAATTGCACAGCTTTATCCAACTCAACCAAAATTGTTATGAACACAGGGAAAGCAGTACGAACAGACCTCAAAGTGGTGCCTTCCCATTCCTCACTTTGGGGACGACTACTGGAGGGAGATCGCCACGCCTTCGCCGAAATATATGAAACCCATGTTGACCACCTCTATCATTACGGCATGCATTTCTGCCGCGATCATGAAAGGGTGAACGACAACATCCAGGACCTGTTCCAGGACCTCTGGCTTACCAGGGAACACCTGAGCCCGCAGGTACAGCATATCCGCTATTACCTGATCAGCAGCCTGCGCCGCCGCCTGCTTCGTTCCCTGCAGCGCGACCGCCGATGGCAATACCGCGACTCCTGGGAGGGATTCGAATTCGAGTTCACCACTCCGCAGGAGAATAAACTGATACTCGAAGAGACTGCGGCTGAACAAAAAAAATTACTCCAGGCCGCCCTGGGCAACCTTACCCGCCGGCAACGGGAGGCCATCTATCTCCGCTTCTACCAGAACCTCGGTTATAATGAAGTCGCCGGTATCATGTCCATGCAGGTGGATTCCGTGTACAACACCATCTCCAAAGCCATCGCTATCCTCAAAAAGAACCTCCCTTTCCCGCTGCTGTTGCTGTTTTTAGGAAGATGAAAAAAATCTTTCCAAAAAATGATGAGAAAAGACCCGTTACCTGCTCTTTAGTAAAAAGACCGCTACTTGGCCCGTAAAGATTATTCATCCTACACCGCCCGTGACTTTGCCCTGGACGAAGATTTCCAGCAATGGGTACTGCAACCGGCCACCCGGAACGTGTTCTGGGAACGATGGCTCGAACAGCACCCTGAAAAGGAAAACGATGTCCGCGAAGCGCGGCAACTGCTGCAAGGCATCAGTTTCACATCGTTTCAGCTCTCAACAGGGCAGAAGGAAGCGCTGTGGGAGGCTATCTGCGGCGGGCTGGAAGGGGAGGCGCCATCCTCACAGGAGCCCGCCCGCACCAACTGGCGGCAACTGTGGAAATACGCGGCCGCCCTGCTGCTGGGCATGCTGATCGCCGGCGGATGGTACTGGTGGAAAGCTGCGCCGAAAAATACCATTCTCAGCTCCCATACCCGCCTCGGAGAGGTGAAAACATTCCTGCTGCCCGACAGTTCGGAAGTAACGCTCAACGCCAATTCCCGCCTGTTATACGCCTCCACGGGCAAACACCGGGAAGTATGGATCGACGGTGAAGCTTTTTTTCATGTAAAACACACGGCGTCCCACCGGAAATTTATTGTGCATACCTATGACAACGTTCATGTGGAAGTACTGGGCACACAGTTTAATGTCAACAGCGCCGGAAAAGAAGTGGTGGTGGTATTGCAACAAGGGAAAATACAGCTTAGCATTGAAGGCCGTAATACGTCTCTCGCCCTGCAACCGGGAGACATCGTACGGTACAACAAACAGGACGGCGATTTCACCAAAAGCAGCGTCAATGCCGATCAGTATGTGTCCTGGCATACCGGCCGCCTCGTCATGGAAGACTATTCCCTCGCCGATGCCGCTACCTTCATGCAACAGGTGTTCGGTAAAACCATCATCGTTCCGGATACCCAGCTGCTGAAATATAAAGTGTCGGGCTCCATGCCCATCATCTATAATGCTGATACCATGCTGGTTCAGCTGGAGAAGGTTTTCCGAATGAAATTCAACCAAAAAGGCGACGAAGTCTGGATTCAAAAGAAATAATACCCGCGTAAAAGGCAGGCCACCTTTTACAGCAACCAAAGTCTCATAATTATATTAATCGTCAAAACCTGTTCACATGAAGAGAGGTTTACGTGTGGCGCTACTGCCCTCTTTAGCCCTGTATTTCCTGTTTCAATCGGTTGCGGCCCCGGCTCTGGCCGCAGGAAGCAACCGGACGGTCCCCCTGCATCCCGGGAACATGGACCAACCCGACGAATCTTCCCTGAAAGATGTGCTGCACCTGATAGAAGAACGTTTTAATGTATCTATCGCTTACAAAAGCAACCTGGTAAAAAGTAAACGGGTACAACTGTCCGTCACCAGCTGCCAGACACCGGAAGAAGCGCTGCATAAAGCACTGGCGCCATTTAACCTGCATTTCGAAAAGCTGAGGGAACACTTTTACATGATCACCGAAAAGCCGGCGGCCACCGCACCCGCCGCCTCCTCAGCCCCTGTGCAGCAGCGCCCGGTGAAAGGCACGGTGAAAGATGAAAAGGGAAACCCCATCGCCGGCGTTACCGTAAAAGTACCCGGCACCAGCATCGGCACCGTCACCAACGCTGACGGCGTCTATTCCATTTCCGTCCCCGGCAGAAGCGACGATCAGCTGGAAGTGACTTTCATCGGCTTTGAGTCACAGCGTGTAGCCGTCGGCGATAGGCAGCTGGTGAACTTCGTCCTCAAAGAAGGCGCCAGCGCGCTCAATGAAATTGTGGTCACCGGCTACACCACCCAGAAGAAAAAAGACCTCACCGGCGCGGTAGCAGTGGTCAACATCGAACAACTGAACCGCCAGCCCACCGCACAGGTAACAGAACAGCTGCAGGGACAGGCCTCCGGGGTAACGGTCATCGGCTCCGGTCAACCAGGGGAAGCACCCCAGATCCGGATCCGCGGTATAAACACCTTCGGCTCCAACTCCCCGCTGTATGTGGTAGACGGCGTTCCTACGACAGACATCGCCGACCTCAACCCCAACGATGTGGCCAGCCTGCAGGTACTGAAAGATGCAGGCGCCGCCTCCATCTACGGCGCCCGGGCTTCCAACGGCGTGATCGTCATCACCACCCGCAGAGGCTCCGGTAAAATATCTGTCCACTACGACGGATACTACGGCCGCCAATACCCGAAAAAAGGCAACGTCTGGAACACCCTCAATCCCACCGAACAGGCTCAGCTCCGCTGGATGGCCTACACCAACTCCGGCCTTAATCCGCATACCCCTCAATATGGTAACGGCAACGCACCGGTCATCCCGGACTATATCACGCCCGACGGCGGCATGGAAGGAGATCCCGACACCGACCCCTCCAAATATTATGTGAATCCCAACTTTACTGATCAAAACGATTATAACAACTTTCACCGTATTGTACGTGCCAACAAGGCCGGGACTGACTGGTATCACGAAGTCTTCCGCCCGGCCCCCATCACCAGCCACAACGTCGCGGTAAGCGGTGGCGGGGATCGCGGCAATTACCTCTTTTCCCTCAATTATTTTAATCAACAGGGTACGCTGCTGAACACCTATCTGAAAAGATATACGATCCGCTCCAATACCCAGTACAACATCACTGATCACATCAGAGTGGGGGAAAATCTCGCTTTTTCGATGACGGAAAACCCTGCTGTGGAAATTAACAGCTCCGACGCGGCCATCGGCCACGCCATGCGCGAACAAAGCATCATACCGGTGTACGACATTATGGGCAATTTTGCTGGCTCCTGGGGCGATGCCCTCGGAGACGCCCAGAACCCGGTAGCAATGCAGGCTCGCACCAGAAACAACAAAGGCCTTAACACCCGTTTGTTTGGTAACATCTACGGAGAAGTGGACTTCCTGAAATACCTCACCTTCCGCACCAGCTTCGGTGGTGAGATCTATTCCGGGTGGTCCCACTCCTTCACCTACCCGCAGTACGAGAACAAAGAGAACAACACCTCCAACTCCTACTCGGAAGGCTCCAACAACGGTCACAGCTGGACCTGGACCAATACGCTCACCTATCATCAGCGCTTCAACAATACCCACGACCTGAAAATACTGGCCGGCACGGAAGCATTCGACAGCCGTAGCCGCTCCGTTGGCGGGACCACCAAAGACTACTTTACGTTCGATCCCAACTTCCCGGACCTCAGCACCGGTACCGGCACGCAAACCAACTACAGCAGCCGCGCACAGGAAGGGCTCTACTCGCTCCTCGGCAGGGTAGACTACTCCTTCCGCGATAAATACCTCGTCAGCGCTACCATACGCCGCGACGGTTCCTCCAAATTCATCAACAACCGCTTCGGCTGGTTCCCGGCAATAACCGCCGGCTGGCGCCTCTCCGAAGAAGCCTTCATGAAACAGCTCACCTGGATCACCGACCTCAAAATCCGCGGCGGCTGGGGTATCATGGGCAACCAGCTCAATCTCAGCGTCAACAACGGTTACTTCCTCTACGGCGGCAAACGCAGCGCCACCTACTACGATCTCGCAGGCACCAACAACGGCCTTAACGCGGGTTTCGCAGGTATGCAGATCGGCAACCCCGACGCTAAATGGGAGAGCGACGTCAACGCCAACATCGGCCTGGACGCTTCCCTGTTCAAAGGTGAACTGGACTTCTCATTCGACTATTACCGCAAGGATATCAAAGACCTGCTCTACGATCCCGAACTGCCGGGCCTCGCCGGCACCGCCGCACAGCCCTTTGTCAACATCGCGCAGATGAAAAATCATGGCTTCGATTTTTCCGTCGGTTGGCATAAACAGTTCAGCAAAAAACTGAAACTGAACGTCACCGGTACACTCACCACCTACAAAAACGAAATCATGAAAATCGCCGACGGAGTAGACTACTTCGACGGCGACAGCCGCCGCTTCGATGGCAGCAACATCATCCGCAATGCGGTAGGACAGCCGGTTTCCTCCTTCTTCGGCTACCAGATCGATGGCTTCTGGAACAGCGCCAAAGAAGTGACCGACGCCGATGATAAAGTGAAAAAAGCCACCAACGATCCGGAAGCTTTCTACCAGGAAGGCGCCGGTATGGGCCGCTTCCGCTATAAAGATGTCAACGGCGACGGCCGCATCACGCCGGATGACCGCACCTTCCTCGGTAATCCCAACCCGGACTTCACCTACGGTATCAACATCGGCGTAAACTACCAGCACTTCGATTTCAATATCTTCCTCTTCGGTACCCACGGCAACCAGATCTGGAATAACGTACGCTGGTGGCGCGATTTCTATTCATCTTTTGAAAGCGCCAAAAGCAAAACTGCCCTGTATGACTCCTGGCGTCCCGACCACCAGAACGCTAAAGCGCCTATCCAGGAAGTGGACGGCTCTGTCAGCACACAAGGCGTCCCCAACTCTTACATGGTGGAAAATGGCGCCTACCTGCGTGCTAAAAACGTAACACTCGGTTATACATTGCCCGCTGGTTCACTGTCACGGCTACACGTACAGAAGTTCCGGGTATATGTCCAGGCGGCCAACCTGTTCACCATCACCAAATACTCCGGTATAGATCCTGAAATCGGTGGTTCCAATATCACCGACTTCGGCGTGGATGAAGGCGCTTATCCCAACCAGCGCCAGTTCCTCATCGGGGTGAACCTGGCCTTTTAATCGTTGCTCATTCTAAAAAAACAGGACCATGAAAACATTGTATCATATAGCACTGGGCGCTTCTTTCACCGTACTGCTACTAGCAGGCTGCAGCAAGAGTTTCCTCGAGCGTCAGCCACAATCTACCTTACAGGAAGAAGCCCTGACCAATAAAAAAGGCGTCAACACCCTGCTCATAGGCGCTTATGCCGCGCTCGACGGACAGGATTACAACGATGACATGATCAACCTCTCCGGCGGCAGCGGTTATGCTGTATCTCCGGACAACTGGATCTACGGCAGCGTGGCCGGCGGCGATGCCCACAAAGGCAGCGACCCCAGCGACGCCGCTTCCATCCTCCAGATCGTCACCTTCGCCGCCAACTCGAGCAACGGCTTCTTCAACGATAAATGGCGGGTAAACTATGAAGGTATCCGCCGCTGTAACTTCACGCTGCACGTACTCGCCAACGTAAAAGACATGACAGATGCGGAAAAACAGGTGATAGCCGGGGAAGCCCGCTTCCTGCGCGGACATTACTACTCCGACCTGAAGAAACTGTTCAATAACGTACCCTGGGTGGATGAAAACTCCACCAGCTACCAGAAACTGATCGTAGACGATTTTAAACTGCCGAATGATAAAGATATCTGGCCGATGATTGAGGCGGATTTTAAGTATGCCGCTGATCATCTGCCTGAAACACAGAAGGAGATAGGACGTGCCAATAAATGGGCTGCAGTGGCTTACCTCGCTAAAACATTGCTCTACCAAAGCAAGTTTGCCGCAGCCATGCCGCTGCTGGAAGACGTGATCAGCTCCGGCGTCACCGCCAAAGGCGTGAAGTTCGGCCTCATGGAACATTTCCATGATAACTTCGACGCTTTCACGGAAAACAACAAAGAGGCCGTATTCTCCATACAATACAGCGCCAACGACGGTTCCGGCGGTACCGGCAACGCCAACCAGGGACAGATGCTGAACTATCCGTACAACGGCCCCTTCAGCTGCTGCGGCTTCTATCAGCCTTCCCAGGACCTGGTGAACTCTTTCCGCACCACCGATAAAGGCCTGCCTTATCTCGATGATTTTAACCTGCATCCGGTTAAAAATGATATGGGCGTGCCTGATACCGTTGCCTTCACACCGGATAACGGCTACCTGGACCCGCGCCTCGACTGGACCGTAGGCCGCAGAGGCATTCCTTTCCTCGACTGGGGCCTGCATCCCGGTATGGCATGGGTACGTAACCAGCAATCCGCCGGTCCGTACGCCGCACTCA encodes:
- the nadC gene encoding carboxylating nicotinate-nucleotide diphosphorylase; this encodes MTTQEFIAAALLEDVGSGDYSTLASIPADAKGKAALKIKEKGILAGMQLAQEIFHHLEESAKFTLFKKDGDAVDNGETAFTVESSVHTILKAERLVLNCMQRMSGIATLTNRYADKINGYKTKILDTRKTTPLFREYEKQAVRIGGGYNLRMGLYDMIMLKDNHIDFCGGIEPAIQKTNEYLAANNLDLKIEVETRNLDDVRRVLAVGNVHRIMLDNYSPEMVEEAIKLISGRYETEASGGINLDNIISYARTGVDYVSCGAIINHAVSMDLSLKAQLV
- a CDS encoding serine hydrolase, whose protein sequence is MTSMLKAGLIALLIFSCKVSAVGQVDSIDSFLQNQMQERRIPGLQLAIVKHGKIIKTGNYGLANLQDSIPVSDKTVFTINSITKAFTGVAIIQLLEAGKLKLDAPISEYLTDLPDTWKSLTVQQLLSHISGIPDIVNEEESVLISGDPEEAWNAILRMPNEFKAGEKFSYNQTNYLLLGRIIDKLSGMSFQEFITKEQLEKVGMPKTIQSGFGATKNIVAHAACSYQYQKGQLRNMFFSFPPFLQTAAGMSSTAKELADWIIALQSMQLLKKTESLRTLWTPAVLNTGETAGFSSLLNGYAAGWPVVKRTDHPALAPVGGNRSAVFVYPNDNLSIIVLTNLSGATPDVFIDELAGLFIPDMKEANGFGLSASLRSLKVTLDKVGYKNAIEEVKKLKKTKSGFTAMEKEINSWGYKLISQKRIAEALEIFKLNVYLYPASANAFDSLGEICEELGDSQLAIKNYEQSLKLDPQNKNADQHIKKLRSGE
- a CDS encoding SusC/RagA family TonB-linked outer membrane protein — protein: MKRGLRVALLPSLALYFLFQSVAAPALAAGSNRTVPLHPGNMDQPDESSLKDVLHLIEERFNVSIAYKSNLVKSKRVQLSVTSCQTPEEALHKALAPFNLHFEKLREHFYMITEKPAATAPAASSAPVQQRPVKGTVKDEKGNPIAGVTVKVPGTSIGTVTNADGVYSISVPGRSDDQLEVTFIGFESQRVAVGDRQLVNFVLKEGASALNEIVVTGYTTQKKKDLTGAVAVVNIEQLNRQPTAQVTEQLQGQASGVTVIGSGQPGEAPQIRIRGINTFGSNSPLYVVDGVPTTDIADLNPNDVASLQVLKDAGAASIYGARASNGVIVITTRRGSGKISVHYDGYYGRQYPKKGNVWNTLNPTEQAQLRWMAYTNSGLNPHTPQYGNGNAPVIPDYITPDGGMEGDPDTDPSKYYVNPNFTDQNDYNNFHRIVRANKAGTDWYHEVFRPAPITSHNVAVSGGGDRGNYLFSLNYFNQQGTLLNTYLKRYTIRSNTQYNITDHIRVGENLAFSMTENPAVEINSSDAAIGHAMREQSIIPVYDIMGNFAGSWGDALGDAQNPVAMQARTRNNKGLNTRLFGNIYGEVDFLKYLTFRTSFGGEIYSGWSHSFTYPQYENKENNTSNSYSEGSNNGHSWTWTNTLTYHQRFNNTHDLKILAGTEAFDSRSRSVGGTTKDYFTFDPNFPDLSTGTGTQTNYSSRAQEGLYSLLGRVDYSFRDKYLVSATIRRDGSSKFINNRFGWFPAITAGWRLSEEAFMKQLTWITDLKIRGGWGIMGNQLNLSVNNGYFLYGGKRSATYYDLAGTNNGLNAGFAGMQIGNPDAKWESDVNANIGLDASLFKGELDFSFDYYRKDIKDLLYDPELPGLAGTAAQPFVNIAQMKNHGFDFSVGWHKQFSKKLKLNVTGTLTTYKNEIMKIADGVDYFDGDSRRFDGSNIIRNAVGQPVSSFFGYQIDGFWNSAKEVTDADDKVKKATNDPEAFYQEGAGMGRFRYKDVNGDGRITPDDRTFLGNPNPDFTYGINIGVNYQHFDFNIFLFGTHGNQIWNNVRWWRDFYSSFESAKSKTALYDSWRPDHQNAKAPIQEVDGSVSTQGVPNSYMVENGAYLRAKNVTLGYTLPAGSLSRLHVQKFRVYVQAANLFTITKYSGIDPEIGGSNITDFGVDEGAYPNQRQFLIGVNLAF
- a CDS encoding RNA polymerase sigma factor; the encoded protein is MNTGKAVRTDLKVVPSHSSLWGRLLEGDRHAFAEIYETHVDHLYHYGMHFCRDHERVNDNIQDLFQDLWLTREHLSPQVQHIRYYLISSLRRRLLRSLQRDRRWQYRDSWEGFEFEFTTPQENKLILEETAAEQKKLLQAALGNLTRRQREAIYLRFYQNLGYNEVAGIMSMQVDSVYNTISKAIAILKKNLPFPLLLLFLGR
- a CDS encoding phosphatidate cytidylyltransferase — encoded protein: MKKLSYLLLVMIAISMASCEVVGGIFKAGVWTGIFIVALVVGLIIYFITRGSRRD
- a CDS encoding FecR family protein, whose amino-acid sequence is MARKDYSSYTARDFALDEDFQQWVLQPATRNVFWERWLEQHPEKENDVREARQLLQGISFTSFQLSTGQKEALWEAICGGLEGEAPSSQEPARTNWRQLWKYAAALLLGMLIAGGWYWWKAAPKNTILSSHTRLGEVKTFLLPDSSEVTLNANSRLLYASTGKHREVWIDGEAFFHVKHTASHRKFIVHTYDNVHVEVLGTQFNVNSAGKEVVVVLQQGKIQLSIEGRNTSLALQPGDIVRYNKQDGDFTKSSVNADQYVSWHTGRLVMEDYSLADAATFMQQVFGKTIIVPDTQLLKYKVSGSMPIIYNADTMLVQLEKVFRMKFNQKGDEVWIQKK
- a CDS encoding RagB/SusD family nutrient uptake outer membrane protein, with protein sequence MKTLYHIALGASFTVLLLAGCSKSFLERQPQSTLQEEALTNKKGVNTLLIGAYAALDGQDYNDDMINLSGGSGYAVSPDNWIYGSVAGGDAHKGSDPSDAASILQIVTFAANSSNGFFNDKWRVNYEGIRRCNFTLHVLANVKDMTDAEKQVIAGEARFLRGHYYSDLKKLFNNVPWVDENSTSYQKLIVDDFKLPNDKDIWPMIEADFKYAADHLPETQKEIGRANKWAAVAYLAKTLLYQSKFAAAMPLLEDVISSGVTAKGVKFGLMEHFHDNFDAFTENNKEAVFSIQYSANDGSGGTGNANQGQMLNYPYNGPFSCCGFYQPSQDLVNSFRTTDKGLPYLDDFNLHPVKNDMGVPDTVAFTPDNGYLDPRLDWTVGRRGIPFLDWGLHPGMAWVRNQQSAGPYAALKNVYMQVNQDKFYDGNSWAPGNAINYVLIRYADVLLMAAECQANAGSLEKAQTYVNMVRERAANPVGWVKQYIDPEDPMGGNTEEPAANYHVSPYPAGAFAGGGKDYALKAIRFERKLELAMEGHRFFDLVRWGLAQTEINRYFAYEKTVTSDIATGNFSARNKYYPIPQRQIDLSVKNGISQLQQNPGY